In Rhizobium sp. N324, a single genomic region encodes these proteins:
- a CDS encoding MATE family efflux transporter translates to MDTPIDARRLAPTTDNRWGAHFRATLALGIPLIGAQLAQLGINTTDVMIVGRLGAEHLAAMVLSAQFLFTILIFGSGFAIAVIPMVAQAYGRGDVVSVRRALRMGLWVVIAYWVIMQPAFFNSEQILLFAQQKPEVAKLAHGYIMIGQFGVLPALLFNVMRALVSAIGKAGIILNVTIATLVLNAIFAYALVLGHFGFPAMGLEGAAIVSVVVQTAGFLFILAFVQKREETRRYEIFVRFWKPDWHALLEVLRLGFPISVTVLAEVSLFTVASLLMGYIGTIELAAHGIALQWASIAFMIPLGLSQAATVRVGVAHGQGDYDGLVRASIMVLILACAISAVGSVLFATMPQFLGSWFLDVNSPEASAVLAYAGPLIVVAGLFQLVDGLQVVANGLLRGLKDARVPMIMALIAYWPIGFFLAWAFAFPLGFGGIGIWFGFLVGLAAAAVMLCWRFYLLLRREGATSGA, encoded by the coding sequence ATGGACACGCCGATCGACGCGCGCAGGCTTGCGCCGACAACCGATAATCGTTGGGGCGCACATTTCCGTGCAACGCTGGCGCTCGGCATTCCGTTGATCGGCGCGCAGCTCGCCCAGCTCGGCATCAACACCACCGACGTGATGATCGTCGGTCGCCTCGGCGCCGAGCATCTGGCGGCGATGGTGCTTTCGGCGCAGTTCCTGTTCACGATCCTGATCTTCGGCTCCGGTTTTGCCATCGCCGTCATTCCGATGGTGGCGCAGGCCTATGGCCGCGGTGACGTCGTCTCGGTGCGCCGGGCGCTGCGCATGGGTCTCTGGGTAGTGATCGCATATTGGGTCATCATGCAGCCCGCCTTCTTCAATTCGGAGCAGATCCTTCTCTTCGCGCAACAGAAGCCGGAGGTGGCCAAGCTCGCCCATGGCTACATCATGATCGGCCAGTTCGGCGTGCTGCCGGCGCTGCTTTTCAATGTCATGCGGGCCTTGGTCAGCGCCATCGGCAAGGCGGGCATCATACTCAACGTCACCATCGCCACGCTGGTGCTGAACGCGATCTTCGCCTATGCCTTGGTGCTCGGCCATTTCGGCTTTCCGGCGATGGGGCTCGAGGGTGCTGCGATCGTTTCAGTCGTCGTGCAGACGGCCGGCTTTCTCTTCATTCTTGCCTTCGTCCAGAAGCGGGAGGAGACACGCCGCTACGAGATCTTCGTGCGGTTCTGGAAGCCTGATTGGCATGCGCTGCTTGAGGTTCTCCGGCTCGGTTTTCCGATCAGCGTCACCGTGCTTGCCGAGGTCAGCCTGTTCACGGTGGCATCGCTCCTGATGGGCTATATCGGCACCATCGAGCTCGCCGCTCACGGCATCGCCCTGCAATGGGCCTCGATCGCCTTCATGATCCCGCTCGGCCTCAGCCAGGCAGCGACGGTGCGCGTCGGCGTCGCGCACGGGCAGGGCGATTACGATGGGCTGGTGCGGGCGTCGATCATGGTGCTGATCCTTGCCTGCGCCATTTCGGCGGTCGGCTCGGTGCTCTTTGCCACCATGCCGCAATTCCTCGGCAGCTGGTTCCTTGACGTCAACTCGCCTGAGGCGTCAGCGGTGCTTGCCTATGCCGGACCACTGATCGTCGTCGCCGGGCTTTTCCAGCTGGTCGATGGGCTGCAGGTGGTCGCCAACGGATTGCTGCGCGGTCTGAAAGACGCGCGGGTGCCGATGATCATGGCGTTGATTGCCTATTGGCCGATCGGCTTCTTCCTCGCCTGGGCCTTCGCCTTCCCGCTGGGCTTCGGCGGCATCGGCATCTGGTTCGGTTTCCTCGTCGGGCTGGCGGCGGCCGCCGTCATGCTCTGCTGGCGGTTTTATCTTCTGCTTCGCCGGGAAGGAGCGACTTCAGGCGCCTGA
- a CDS encoding antibiotic biosynthesis monooxygenase family protein, producing the protein MSGAFFRVDKFVVPAAAREEFLVKVMMTHKLLEAQEGFIDHRVLEQVAGPGEFNFVTIAEWENTEVVERARIAVAAAHKAANFDPQEMFARLGIRADIASYKPVAA; encoded by the coding sequence ATGAGCGGAGCTTTCTTTCGTGTCGACAAATTCGTCGTGCCGGCTGCGGCACGCGAGGAATTTCTCGTCAAGGTGATGATGACCCACAAGCTGCTGGAAGCGCAGGAAGGTTTCATCGATCACAGGGTATTGGAGCAGGTCGCCGGTCCCGGCGAATTCAATTTCGTCACCATTGCCGAATGGGAAAATACCGAGGTCGTCGAACGTGCGCGGATAGCCGTGGCGGCCGCCCATAAGGCCGCAAATTTCGATCCGCAGGAAATGTTCGCACGTCTCGGCATTCGAGCCGATATCGCCAGTTACAAGCCTGTCGCGGCCTGA
- a CDS encoding adenylate/guanylate cyclase domain-containing protein has protein sequence MTDQSLQRRLAAIVVADVVGYSRLMEADEVATLDNLRELRSGVIEPAVMRHNGRIFKVVGDGFLIEFASAVDAVEAALEMQRPTTAVDASGDQRLLLRIGVNLGDVIDDGSDVLGDGVNVAARLETQAAPGGICISAGVHGEIIGKIGDRFFDAGERYLKNLTRPVHVWHWPDALRSILPLPDRPSIAVLPFTNMSGNEADAPFVDGLTEDLITDLSRTVGLFVIARNSVYGYKGKPVDVRRVAQELGVRYVLEGSARRAMGRVRINAQLVDALGGQHLWAERFDRTLEDVFELQDEVNAKIVEALVGRLTIPTPRNRPKNFEAYDLCVRARLLTEESPQTEREAYMLLQRALKLEPSYAEALGLLAYNRWLAWTHFGEPEDPNREMATTSAQKAVELDPNDAGCRYVLGTILAYERRWEESEAAFAKALELDPNHADTWAAMSDISVLDGRVADGLAQIEKALRLNPRPACWYLCHLGQAQYAARDYEAASATLRREDTYRTNSRKFLAATLAQLGHSEEARREAELFLIAHPHFTIGHWLSSQPLRDGSVRDHFVDGFRKAGLPEM, from the coding sequence ATGACGGATCAATCTCTTCAGCGTCGCCTTGCCGCCATCGTCGTTGCCGATGTGGTGGGATATTCACGCCTGATGGAGGCTGATGAAGTCGCGACGCTTGATAACCTCAGGGAACTCCGTTCTGGCGTTATCGAGCCGGCCGTGATGCGCCACAACGGTCGCATCTTCAAGGTCGTGGGCGACGGCTTCCTGATCGAATTCGCTAGCGCGGTGGACGCGGTCGAAGCAGCGTTGGAAATGCAACGGCCCACCACTGCTGTCGACGCTTCCGGAGATCAACGCCTGCTTTTGCGTATAGGCGTCAATCTGGGAGATGTCATTGACGACGGTTCAGACGTCCTCGGCGACGGCGTCAATGTCGCGGCGCGCCTCGAGACGCAGGCCGCGCCGGGAGGTATCTGCATTTCAGCCGGCGTTCACGGCGAGATCATCGGCAAGATCGGCGACCGGTTCTTCGACGCAGGCGAACGCTACCTGAAGAACCTCACTCGCCCAGTCCACGTGTGGCATTGGCCGGATGCGCTGCGGAGCATATTGCCGCTGCCCGACCGTCCCTCGATCGCCGTATTGCCGTTCACGAATATGAGTGGGAATGAAGCGGACGCGCCTTTCGTCGACGGCTTGACCGAAGACCTGATCACCGACCTTTCCCGTACGGTTGGCCTGTTCGTCATCGCGCGCAATTCCGTCTACGGCTACAAGGGCAAGCCGGTCGACGTACGGCGGGTCGCCCAGGAACTCGGCGTCCGCTACGTCCTGGAGGGGAGCGCCAGACGCGCAATGGGCCGTGTCCGCATCAATGCTCAATTGGTCGACGCGCTTGGCGGCCAGCACTTGTGGGCAGAGAGGTTCGACAGGACGCTGGAAGATGTTTTCGAATTACAGGATGAAGTCAACGCCAAGATTGTTGAAGCCCTCGTCGGCCGGCTGACCATCCCGACGCCGCGCAATCGGCCGAAGAACTTTGAGGCGTACGATCTGTGTGTGCGCGCCCGCCTCCTGACGGAAGAGTCGCCGCAAACCGAGCGTGAGGCCTATATGCTGCTCCAGCGCGCGCTCAAGCTCGAGCCATCATATGCCGAGGCGCTCGGGCTGCTCGCCTATAACCGGTGGCTGGCCTGGACTCATTTCGGCGAGCCCGAAGATCCCAACCGGGAGATGGCGACGACATCAGCGCAGAAGGCGGTCGAGCTCGATCCCAACGATGCCGGCTGCCGTTACGTCCTGGGGACCATTTTGGCCTATGAGCGGCGATGGGAGGAATCGGAGGCCGCCTTCGCCAAGGCCCTGGAGCTGGACCCCAACCACGCCGACACCTGGGCCGCCATGTCGGACATCTCAGTGCTGGACGGCAGGGTTGCCGACGGACTGGCGCAGATCGAAAAAGCTCTGCGGCTCAATCCCCGTCCAGCCTGCTGGTATCTTTGTCATCTTGGACAGGCGCAATACGCCGCGCGTGACTATGAGGCGGCAAGCGCTACGCTCCGCAGGGAAGACACCTATCGTACCAACTCACGCAAATTCCTGGCTGCTACGCTTGCGCAGTTGGGCCACAGTGAGGAGGCACGGCGAGAAGCAGAATTGTTCCTGATCGCCCACCCCCATTTCACGATCGGCCATTGGCTGAGCTCCCAGCCGCTGCGCGATGGCTCCGTACGAGACCACTTTGTCGACGGCTTTCGAAAGGCCGGCCTGCCGGAGATGTGA